In the Mytilus trossulus isolate FHL-02 chromosome 1, PNRI_Mtr1.1.1.hap1, whole genome shotgun sequence genome, one interval contains:
- the LOC134687645 gene encoding E3 SUMO-protein ligase ZNF451-like isoform X1, producing MDRNRTNLDSSVGASPQRTGLLGSIDAVFEQNRQEDERRKSKLRDQREAELAHSSYLKYNASSVQELQDAKCVVQQWANKHSSKRMNNLTKAVADKRSPLNRPDKRSPLNRPDKRSPLNRPDKRSPLNRPIIKTTNSRFGTLLYSTQNNGTNSMTKPNLNDKRSPLKRKKDFIPEFSDDDDDILMMSLSDSGFPCVDLQTPDRMDISPARKGMKKDTFGSQLETKRRCFEPSIKVDQQSKNSEPSHTLSSAADFIPLNRNNSALGKEGQNVNSEEKENNLRNVQPNSSNVSVVEISDEENSVLHISDHDLSSTDNSNDASNSIVQSVRPKDSSLVRCPVLNCNGIFDSKEFFDRHMNNFEHSPTDPWGEHSDNKDVPSDIVMCPECGKVFKQREACEQHIKDKKHVYPLTPLPVQGYLCRSCLMLFPTDEECVTHITTLKHNSTAFPFSDDMKGLFTKFKGIPVSKKFVEDYYKMCMLADFNIVCCDCEIPINGHRELQQHLDETRLTHSFMALTEMTLMDIFTCYLYTHKCSTCHAAVENPKINGGFHSCNKEIAGKIITDGCSSFKALVLGHCVRLEQDNITELKIKISETSNKEVREEPMELDLQNVRTNMTKLQKCEKVLPSNQLAYSCVNPGPSNDLSYLCEKPGPSDNSKSFKRKSDEKFTNQAKNNEIEDDSKSNKPSKRKKKKKYSGETETSFRMDVALSDYSSITDPAYLKTMANIIFLDLDNWRGFFPKLPNRLPERFFVWAFYGGNTHWSEPYQCGAYEYQVRENRFYLHDRCGTRKDAADFAICLTVGQMDMVLPPTVHFTILSGDKGFMEIERQMKGCKRKAVVIDPHEAMKMSSHVLYTMLVSVGQT from the exons ATGGACAGAAACAGAACGAATTTGGATTCTTCTGTG GGAGCATCTCCACAGAGGACAGGGTTGCTAGGCTCAATTGATGCAGTCTTTGAGCAAAATAGACAAGAGGATGAAAGAAGG aaaAGTAAACTTAGAGATCAAAGAGAAGCAGAGCTAGCCCACTCTAGCTACTTGAAGTATAATGCCTCATCAGTACAAGAATTACAAGATGCTAAATGTGTGGTGCAACAATGGGCAAATAAAcatt CTAGTAAAAGAATGAACAATCTGACTAAGGCCGTTGCTGATAAAAGAAGTCCACTAAATAGACCAGATAAAAGAAGTCCACTAAATAGACCAGATAAAAGAAGTCCACTAAATAGACCAGATAAAAGAAGTCCACTAAATAGACCAATTATAAAGACAACAAATTCAAGATTTGGAACTCTTTTGTACTCAACTCAGAACAATGGCACCAATTCAATGACAAAGCCAAACTTAAATGATAAAAGATCACCATTAAAGAGGAAGAAAGATTTTATTCCAGAATTTtctgatgatgatgatgacatTTTGATGATGAGCCTTAGTGATTCAGGTTTCCCTTGTGTGGACCTCCAAACACCAGACAGGATGGACATTAGTCCAGCTAGAAAAG GTATGAAAAAAGACACATTTGGGTCACAGTTGGAAACAAAGAGGAGATGTTTTGAGCCTTCTATCAAAGTTGACCAGCAGTCAAAGAATTCTGAACCATCTCATACACTATCTAGTGCAGCAGATTTTATTCCACTCAATAGAAATAACTCTGCATTGGGAAAAGAAGGACAAAATGTAAACtctgaagaaaaagaaaacaatttgagGAATGTTCAACCAAATAGTTCAAACGTTTCTGTAGTTGAGATTTCAGATGAAGAAAACAGTGTTCTACATATTAGTGACCATgatttgtcttcaaccgacaattcaaatgatgcatcaaattccattgtTCAATCAGTGAGGCCTAAAGACAGCAGTCTTGTCAGGTGTCCTGTACTAAATTGTAATGGCATATTTGATTCCAAAGAATTTTTTGATAGACACATGAATAACTTTGAGCATTCTCCGACTGATCCATGGGGTGAACACAGTGATAATAAAGATGTCCCAAGTGACATTGTAATGTGTCCTGAATGTGGAAAAGTATTTAAG CAAAGAGAAGCCTGTGAACAGCATATAAAAGATAAGAAGCATGTTTATCCACTGACTCCTCTACCAGTACAGGGATACCTCTGTCGCTCATGTCTCATGTTGTTCCCTACAGACGAAGAATGTGTAACTCACATTACCACTCTCAAACATAACTCAACAGCTTTTCCATTTTCtg atgacATGAAAGGTTTGTTTACCAAATTCAAAGGAATACCAGTTTCAAAGAAATTTGTAGAAGATTATTATAAAATGTGTATGTTGGCAGATTTCAATATAGTTTGTTGTGATTGTGAAATACCTATTAATGGACATAGAGAACTGCAACAGCACTTGGATGAAACAAGACTTACACACAGTTTTATGGCATTAACTGAAATGACACTG atGGATATTTTTACCTGTTATTTGTATACTCACAAATGTTCAACATGTCATGCAGCTGTGGAAAATCCCAAAATAAATGGTGGATTTCACAGCTGTAATAAAGAAATAGCTGGAAAAATAATAACTGATGGTTGTAGCTCATTCAAAGCCTTGGTGCTGGGTCATTGTGTTAGGTTAGAACAGGATAATATCActgaacttaaaattaaaatcagtgAGACATCAAACAAAGAAGTCAGAGAAGAACCAATGGAATTGGACCTTCAAAATGTTAGAACTAACATGACTAAGTTGCAGAAATGTGAAAAAGTTTTGCCATCTAATCAACTGGCATATTCATGTGTAAACCCTGGACCTTCTAACGATCTTTCTTATTTATGTGAAAAACCTGGACCATCCGATAATTCAAAGTCTTTTAAACGCAAATCAGATGAAAAGTTTACAAATCAGgccaaaaataatgaaattgaagATGACTCTAAATCAAATAAGccttcaaaaagaaaaaagaaaaaaaaatattctggtgAAACAGAGACATCTTTTAGAATGGATGTGGCCCTAAGTGATTACAGCAGTATTACTGATCCTGCCTACCTGAAAACAATGGCCAATATCATATTTTTAGATTTAGATAATTGGAGAGGTTTTTTCCCAAAGTTACCAAACAGATTACCTGAAAGATTCTTTGTGTGGGCATTTTATGGAGGTAACACACATTGGAGCGAGCCATACCA gTGTGGAGCTTATGAATATCAAGTACGTGAAAATCGTTTCTATCTTCATGATCGTTGTGGAACAAGAAAAGATGCTGCAGACTTTGCCATATGTTTAACG gTTGGTCAAATGGACATGGTGTTACCACCAACTGTCCATTTCACAATACTTTCTGGTGATAAAGGATTTATGGAAATAGAAAGACAGATGAAAGGTTGCAAGCGTAAGGCAGTGGTCATAGATCCACATGAAGCAATGAAAATGTCAAGTCATGTTCTTTATACTATGCTAGTTAGTGTAGGGCAAACATGA
- the LOC134687645 gene encoding E3 SUMO-protein ligase ZNF451-like isoform X2 — protein MDRNRTNLDSSVGASPQRTGLLGSIDAVFEQNRQEDERRKSKLRDQREAELAHSSYLKYNASSVQELQDAKCVVQQWANKHSSKRMNNLTKAVADKRSPLNRPDKRSPLNRPIIKTTNSRFGTLLYSTQNNGTNSMTKPNLNDKRSPLKRKKDFIPEFSDDDDDILMMSLSDSGFPCVDLQTPDRMDISPARKGMKKDTFGSQLETKRRCFEPSIKVDQQSKNSEPSHTLSSAADFIPLNRNNSALGKEGQNVNSEEKENNLRNVQPNSSNVSVVEISDEENSVLHISDHDLSSTDNSNDASNSIVQSVRPKDSSLVRCPVLNCNGIFDSKEFFDRHMNNFEHSPTDPWGEHSDNKDVPSDIVMCPECGKVFKQREACEQHIKDKKHVYPLTPLPVQGYLCRSCLMLFPTDEECVTHITTLKHNSTAFPFSDDMKGLFTKFKGIPVSKKFVEDYYKMCMLADFNIVCCDCEIPINGHRELQQHLDETRLTHSFMALTEMTLMDIFTCYLYTHKCSTCHAAVENPKINGGFHSCNKEIAGKIITDGCSSFKALVLGHCVRLEQDNITELKIKISETSNKEVREEPMELDLQNVRTNMTKLQKCEKVLPSNQLAYSCVNPGPSNDLSYLCEKPGPSDNSKSFKRKSDEKFTNQAKNNEIEDDSKSNKPSKRKKKKKYSGETETSFRMDVALSDYSSITDPAYLKTMANIIFLDLDNWRGFFPKLPNRLPERFFVWAFYGGNTHWSEPYQCGAYEYQVRENRFYLHDRCGTRKDAADFAICLTVGQMDMVLPPTVHFTILSGDKGFMEIERQMKGCKRKAVVIDPHEAMKMSSHVLYTMLVSVGQT, from the exons ATGGACAGAAACAGAACGAATTTGGATTCTTCTGTG GGAGCATCTCCACAGAGGACAGGGTTGCTAGGCTCAATTGATGCAGTCTTTGAGCAAAATAGACAAGAGGATGAAAGAAGG aaaAGTAAACTTAGAGATCAAAGAGAAGCAGAGCTAGCCCACTCTAGCTACTTGAAGTATAATGCCTCATCAGTACAAGAATTACAAGATGCTAAATGTGTGGTGCAACAATGGGCAAATAAAcatt CTAGTAAAAGAATGAACAATCTGACTAAGGCCGTTG CAGATAAAAGAAGTCCACTAAATAGACCAGATAAAAGAAGTCCACTAAATAGACCAATTATAAAGACAACAAATTCAAGATTTGGAACTCTTTTGTACTCAACTCAGAACAATGGCACCAATTCAATGACAAAGCCAAACTTAAATGATAAAAGATCACCATTAAAGAGGAAGAAAGATTTTATTCCAGAATTTtctgatgatgatgatgacatTTTGATGATGAGCCTTAGTGATTCAGGTTTCCCTTGTGTGGACCTCCAAACACCAGACAGGATGGACATTAGTCCAGCTAGAAAAG GTATGAAAAAAGACACATTTGGGTCACAGTTGGAAACAAAGAGGAGATGTTTTGAGCCTTCTATCAAAGTTGACCAGCAGTCAAAGAATTCTGAACCATCTCATACACTATCTAGTGCAGCAGATTTTATTCCACTCAATAGAAATAACTCTGCATTGGGAAAAGAAGGACAAAATGTAAACtctgaagaaaaagaaaacaatttgagGAATGTTCAACCAAATAGTTCAAACGTTTCTGTAGTTGAGATTTCAGATGAAGAAAACAGTGTTCTACATATTAGTGACCATgatttgtcttcaaccgacaattcaaatgatgcatcaaattccattgtTCAATCAGTGAGGCCTAAAGACAGCAGTCTTGTCAGGTGTCCTGTACTAAATTGTAATGGCATATTTGATTCCAAAGAATTTTTTGATAGACACATGAATAACTTTGAGCATTCTCCGACTGATCCATGGGGTGAACACAGTGATAATAAAGATGTCCCAAGTGACATTGTAATGTGTCCTGAATGTGGAAAAGTATTTAAG CAAAGAGAAGCCTGTGAACAGCATATAAAAGATAAGAAGCATGTTTATCCACTGACTCCTCTACCAGTACAGGGATACCTCTGTCGCTCATGTCTCATGTTGTTCCCTACAGACGAAGAATGTGTAACTCACATTACCACTCTCAAACATAACTCAACAGCTTTTCCATTTTCtg atgacATGAAAGGTTTGTTTACCAAATTCAAAGGAATACCAGTTTCAAAGAAATTTGTAGAAGATTATTATAAAATGTGTATGTTGGCAGATTTCAATATAGTTTGTTGTGATTGTGAAATACCTATTAATGGACATAGAGAACTGCAACAGCACTTGGATGAAACAAGACTTACACACAGTTTTATGGCATTAACTGAAATGACACTG atGGATATTTTTACCTGTTATTTGTATACTCACAAATGTTCAACATGTCATGCAGCTGTGGAAAATCCCAAAATAAATGGTGGATTTCACAGCTGTAATAAAGAAATAGCTGGAAAAATAATAACTGATGGTTGTAGCTCATTCAAAGCCTTGGTGCTGGGTCATTGTGTTAGGTTAGAACAGGATAATATCActgaacttaaaattaaaatcagtgAGACATCAAACAAAGAAGTCAGAGAAGAACCAATGGAATTGGACCTTCAAAATGTTAGAACTAACATGACTAAGTTGCAGAAATGTGAAAAAGTTTTGCCATCTAATCAACTGGCATATTCATGTGTAAACCCTGGACCTTCTAACGATCTTTCTTATTTATGTGAAAAACCTGGACCATCCGATAATTCAAAGTCTTTTAAACGCAAATCAGATGAAAAGTTTACAAATCAGgccaaaaataatgaaattgaagATGACTCTAAATCAAATAAGccttcaaaaagaaaaaagaaaaaaaaatattctggtgAAACAGAGACATCTTTTAGAATGGATGTGGCCCTAAGTGATTACAGCAGTATTACTGATCCTGCCTACCTGAAAACAATGGCCAATATCATATTTTTAGATTTAGATAATTGGAGAGGTTTTTTCCCAAAGTTACCAAACAGATTACCTGAAAGATTCTTTGTGTGGGCATTTTATGGAGGTAACACACATTGGAGCGAGCCATACCA gTGTGGAGCTTATGAATATCAAGTACGTGAAAATCGTTTCTATCTTCATGATCGTTGTGGAACAAGAAAAGATGCTGCAGACTTTGCCATATGTTTAACG gTTGGTCAAATGGACATGGTGTTACCACCAACTGTCCATTTCACAATACTTTCTGGTGATAAAGGATTTATGGAAATAGAAAGACAGATGAAAGGTTGCAAGCGTAAGGCAGTGGTCATAGATCCACATGAAGCAATGAAAATGTCAAGTCATGTTCTTTATACTATGCTAGTTAGTGTAGGGCAAACATGA
- the LOC134687659 gene encoding uncharacterized protein LOC134687659, with protein sequence MLLDMKMEKSQSEINIATDSDSESSEDDKYEADIEFSNACRHYYLSRLEATESFKKDLKKEDTVKKSISPKQRRRSTIDDKMETLRSEMASLMDQDVSLMKQLLTLNETINEIKQGRLSSSSKGSVSSRGFVSGSDWSVSEMSISPNDEPTSSKLTGYVPTHPNKSSNANVEKTRDMPSCKEDKKQISLTDLWKVRTQTSLTSNDSGYVEDPNNLLQTEV encoded by the exons ATGTTGCTGGACATGAAAATGGAAAAGTCACAATCAGAGATTAACATTGCAACTGATTCGGACTCTGAGAGCAGTGAAGATGATAAATATGAAGCAGACATAGAATTTTCTAATGCATGTAGACATTATTATTTATCGCGACTTGAAGCAactgaaagttttaaaaaggaCCTAAAGAAAGAAGACACggttaaaaaatctatttcaccGAAACAACGGCGAAGGTCGACGATAGATGATAAAATGGAAACATTGAGATCAGAAATG GCATCGTTAATGGACCAGGACGTATCCTTGATGAAACAATTATTAACATTAAATGAGACAATTAACGAAATCAAACAAGGTCGTTTGTCGTCGTCAAGTAAAGGTTCTGTGAGTTCCCGCGGCTTTGTTAGTGGCAGCGATTGGTCAGTTTCAGAAATGTCAATCTCACCGAATGACGAACCCACTTCTTCTAAGTTAACTGGATATGTACCAACACATCCGAATAAATCAAGTAatgccaatgtagaaaaaactcGTGATATGCCTAGCTGCAAagaagacaaaaaacaaataagtttgACAGATTTGTGGAAAGTGCGAACACAGACATCTTTGACCTCTAACGATTCGGGTTATGTGGAAGACCCCAATAATTTGCTTCAGACCGAAGTTTAA